A window of Fluoribacter dumoffii NY 23 contains these coding sequences:
- a CDS encoding glycoside hydrolase family 18 protein, translating into MNSKRIYLSVLYTLLMLGSSSFVAHARPLDSNYSANEKIVSVYLLLDKPQQLQQYVEDLAKLKKPNFNRVIFSFVRPTLIDYQTGSLADTGLLGYFTDHDGKGAQAFNALKAAIKLSEEKNIQTFLSVGGWNYSCNFEIAKDACGPHSSAANRIFYDWFPDPTDRDQASKAKTSYANLVKLANDLGVDGLDIDYEEFWHADEYAVTWGPSSSGEWSTGIAQQIIDSGGPTYKNLIEYGTHSGSSFVMPKTIDKLDAILHAIIDDPGAKYLKFATAAPPVGARPITGFVYGDKYPDIYTKGGLWWKGNLKGLWYNLTNKDTAIVSHFDSLGLMTYDLCSDIPSVCEPYAGGPLDLTGQVNAYMKDYTNWLQAQCASKPSLTIDNIGKVTFLPAKYHINAKIQFGFEVNQPAYPKNINGQLQLTNQLVNKILDAQKDSGGVIIWEMYSKQNTAVPDATTVKYTINQSCKTFLAHDPRYDCNADFPSTPK; encoded by the coding sequence ATGAACTCAAAACGGATTTATCTCTCTGTGTTATATACATTGTTGATGCTTGGATCGTCTTCTTTTGTAGCTCATGCAAGACCTCTTGATAGCAATTATTCTGCAAATGAAAAAATTGTATCTGTATATCTGCTTTTAGATAAACCCCAACAGCTGCAGCAATATGTTGAGGATTTGGCAAAGCTTAAAAAACCTAATTTCAATCGGGTGATTTTTTCATTTGTTCGACCAACATTAATTGATTATCAGACGGGAAGCCTTGCTGATACGGGTTTATTAGGATACTTTACGGATCATGACGGTAAAGGGGCGCAAGCTTTCAATGCTTTAAAAGCAGCAATTAAGTTATCCGAGGAAAAAAATATACAAACTTTCCTTTCTGTAGGAGGGTGGAATTACAGTTGTAATTTTGAAATAGCTAAAGATGCGTGTGGTCCTCATTCTTCCGCTGCCAATCGAATTTTTTATGATTGGTTTCCAGATCCTACTGATCGAGACCAAGCATCCAAAGCAAAGACATCCTATGCAAATCTTGTAAAATTAGCGAATGATTTAGGTGTAGACGGACTTGACATTGACTATGAAGAATTCTGGCATGCCGATGAGTATGCTGTGACATGGGGTCCAAGTTCAAGTGGCGAATGGTCCACCGGTATCGCCCAACAAATAATCGATTCTGGGGGGCCGACTTATAAGAACCTCATAGAGTATGGTACACACTCTGGCTCTTCCTTTGTTATGCCAAAAACAATTGATAAGTTGGATGCGATTTTGCATGCAATAATTGATGATCCTGGAGCAAAATATCTTAAATTTGCCACGGCTGCTCCTCCTGTAGGGGCCCGTCCAATTACCGGTTTTGTATATGGGGACAAATACCCGGATATCTATACCAAAGGCGGGCTTTGGTGGAAGGGGAATCTTAAAGGGTTATGGTATAACCTTACCAATAAAGATACGGCAATTGTTTCGCACTTCGATAGTTTGGGTTTGATGACCTACGATTTGTGTAGTGATATCCCGAGTGTGTGCGAACCTTATGCAGGAGGTCCTTTGGATTTGACTGGCCAAGTTAATGCTTATATGAAAGATTACACCAATTGGCTGCAAGCACAATGTGCAAGTAAACCCAGTCTAACTATTGATAACATCGGAAAAGTAACTTTCTTACCTGCAAAATATCATATTAATGCAAAAATTCAATTTGGCTTTGAAGTCAACCAGCCTGCCTATCCAAAAAATATTAATGGACAATTGCAGCTTACCAATCAATTGGTCAATAAGATTCTTGATGCACAAAAAGATAGTGGAGGTGTGATTATTTGGGAAATGTACTCCAAACAAAATACGGCTGTCCCTGATGCTACCACGGTGAAATATACCATTAATCAAAGTTGTAAGACCTTTTTAGCGCATGATCCGCGATATGATTGTAATGCGGATTTTCCGAGTACTCCTAAATAA
- the ppsR gene encoding posphoenolpyruvate synthetase regulatory kinase/phosphorylase PpsR, protein MKRYVFMISDGTGITAETFGHSLITQFENIKFERLTIPYVDSLNKAEHAIKQINHAFEEQGIRPLVFMTLIDPQIRNCIKKANARVFDLFSTFIGPMEEELNEKSSYTVGRTHGVVNSKLYLHRLEAIDFALSHDDGVKTRGYDKADIILIGVSRCGKTPSCLYMALQYGILAANYPFTEEDIIGFKLPEVLRPYKNKLFGLTIDPQRLQHIRAERRPNSKYSSSEQCRLEVKEVEAMYQKEKIPFINSTKYSIEEISTKILAASGLQRKI, encoded by the coding sequence ATGAAGCGTTATGTTTTTATGATCTCCGATGGTACAGGAATCACCGCAGAAACTTTTGGTCATAGTTTGATTACCCAATTTGAAAATATAAAATTTGAACGATTAACCATTCCCTATGTGGATTCGTTAAATAAAGCGGAACACGCGATTAAACAAATTAACCATGCTTTTGAGGAACAAGGGATAAGACCATTAGTATTTATGACTTTGATTGACCCGCAAATCAGAAATTGTATTAAAAAAGCTAATGCCCGGGTATTTGACTTGTTTAGTACTTTTATTGGCCCTATGGAAGAAGAACTCAATGAAAAATCTTCTTACACCGTTGGAAGAACCCATGGGGTGGTTAACAGCAAGCTTTATTTACATAGACTTGAAGCAATTGATTTTGCCTTATCTCATGATGACGGAGTAAAAACCAGAGGGTATGACAAAGCAGACATCATTCTTATCGGTGTTTCCCGCTGTGGGAAGACCCCAAGTTGCTTGTATATGGCACTCCAATATGGAATTTTAGCTGCTAATTATCCTTTTACCGAGGAAGATATAATTGGCTTTAAATTACCTGAGGTACTCAGGCCTTACAAGAATAAACTTTTTGGATTAACCATTGATCCACAACGATTACAACACATCAGAGCAGAGCGCAGGCCTAACAGCAAATACTCTTCTTCTGAACAATGCCGCCTCGAAGTAAAAGAAGTGGAAGCGATGTACCAAAAGGAAAAAATTCCCTTCATCAATTCAACTAAATATTCTATAGAGGAAATATCCACCAAAATTCTCGCGGCATCAGGTTTACAACGTAAAATATAA
- a CDS encoding RpiB/LacA/LacB family sugar-phosphate isomerase encodes MKIAVCSDELYPVNEFIVHELERLGHQVIPFGAVKTHQSEPWIQSARDAAEAIHHGACDEGIFFCWTGTGISMVANKIPGIRAALCTDAQTAKGARIWNRANVLALSNRLLTVDLAKEILDSWFNTKLDAQGSRVIQDIEDLERKYQK; translated from the coding sequence ATGAAAATTGCAGTTTGTAGTGATGAACTTTATCCTGTTAATGAGTTTATTGTGCACGAGCTTGAACGTTTAGGACATCAGGTTATTCCCTTTGGAGCAGTTAAAACACATCAGAGCGAGCCCTGGATACAATCTGCTCGAGATGCTGCTGAGGCAATCCATCATGGTGCGTGTGATGAAGGAATTTTCTTTTGTTGGACAGGTACTGGTATTTCGATGGTAGCGAATAAAATTCCGGGAATAAGAGCTGCACTTTGTACCGATGCCCAAACGGCAAAAGGGGCGAGGATTTGGAACCGAGCGAATGTTTTAGCGCTGTCCAACCGTCTGTTGACTGTGGATTTGGCGAAGGAGATTTTGGATTCATGGTTTAATACAAAACTTGATGCACAAGGCTCTCGTGTGATTCAGGATATTGAAGACCTTGAGCGGAAGTATCAGAAGTAA
- a CDS encoding bifunctional 2-methylcitrate dehydratase/aconitate hydratase: MHGYVEDNIKPDYDQVMVEIADYVLNKNIDSALAYETARLCLMDTLGCGILALNFPECTKLLGPVVPGAVLPGAARVPGTAYELEPIQAAFNIGTMIRWLDFNDTWLAAEWGHPSDNLGAILAVADYICRQNCAQGKAPILMQDVLTAMIKAHEIQGCLALENSFNRVGLDHVFLVKVASAAVAAHLFGADRDMMLRTLSQVFVDGQSLRTYRHAPNAGSRKSWAAGDATSRAVRLALIARSGEMGYPSALSAPTWGFYDVLFEKKVFKFQRPYGSYVMENVLFKLSYPAEFHAQTAVECAVKLHSLVKDRFNEIARIDLVTHESAIRIISKQGALHNPADRDHCLQYMVAVGLLFGDLKAEHYEDNVAADPRIDALREKMHVTENEQFSRDYLDPEKRSIANSIKIVFKDGTESDLITVEYPIGHKRRREEGIPVLLNKFKKNLSTQFSDERIMRIMQAMSDTNALAAMKVDDFMQLWTIS; encoded by the coding sequence ATGCACGGTTATGTAGAAGATAATATTAAACCTGATTATGATCAGGTAATGGTTGAGATTGCAGATTATGTCTTAAACAAAAATATTGACAGTGCTTTAGCGTATGAGACAGCGCGTTTATGTCTTATGGATACACTGGGTTGCGGCATTCTCGCCTTGAATTTCCCTGAATGCACCAAATTGCTAGGCCCCGTGGTTCCAGGAGCTGTTCTTCCAGGTGCAGCACGGGTTCCTGGTACTGCATACGAGTTAGAGCCCATCCAGGCTGCTTTCAATATTGGCACTATGATTCGGTGGCTTGATTTTAATGATACATGGCTTGCAGCTGAATGGGGACATCCTTCTGATAATTTAGGTGCTATCCTCGCGGTTGCTGATTACATTTGTCGCCAAAATTGTGCCCAGGGGAAAGCGCCAATTTTAATGCAAGATGTACTCACTGCAATGATTAAGGCTCACGAAATTCAAGGGTGCCTTGCTCTTGAAAACAGTTTTAACCGGGTTGGGTTAGACCATGTTTTTTTAGTAAAAGTAGCTAGTGCAGCGGTTGCCGCTCATCTTTTTGGCGCTGATAGAGACATGATGTTAAGAACCCTGTCTCAAGTTTTTGTGGATGGTCAAAGTTTGCGAACCTACAGACATGCTCCGAATGCGGGTTCGAGAAAGTCGTGGGCTGCAGGGGATGCTACTTCACGAGCTGTACGATTGGCATTAATTGCTCGATCTGGAGAAATGGGGTATCCCAGTGCTTTAAGTGCTCCCACTTGGGGATTTTATGACGTTCTCTTTGAAAAGAAAGTCTTTAAATTTCAACGCCCCTATGGCAGTTATGTAATGGAAAACGTTTTGTTTAAATTATCTTATCCTGCTGAATTTCATGCTCAAACAGCTGTGGAATGCGCTGTAAAGTTGCATTCCCTGGTAAAAGATCGATTTAATGAGATTGCACGCATCGATTTGGTAACTCACGAATCAGCGATTCGAATAATCAGTAAGCAGGGCGCTTTACACAATCCGGCAGATAGAGATCATTGCTTACAGTACATGGTTGCTGTAGGTTTATTGTTCGGAGATTTAAAAGCTGAGCATTATGAAGATAATGTGGCTGCAGATCCGCGAATAGATGCATTACGTGAAAAAATGCATGTTACTGAAAACGAACAATTTTCTCGTGATTACCTTGATCCTGAAAAACGTTCGATCGCAAATAGCATCAAGATAGTGTTTAAAGATGGTACAGAAAGTGATTTGATTACAGTGGAATATCCCATCGGCCATAAACGGAGACGTGAGGAAGGTATCCCTGTTTTATTGAACAAATTCAAGAAGAATTTAAGTACTCAGTTTTCTGATGAACGTATTATGCGCATAATGCAAGCAATGAGTGATACCAATGCACTTGCTGCAATGAAAGTAGATGATTTTATGCAGTTATGGACTATATCCTGA
- a CDS encoding ATP-grasp domain-containing protein: MNILIMGGRAPATLDIMRSLMNQGYQVYSAESMLFPLARCVKGIKKHFVIPKPNQDLSVFLKAVKDIVIQYKIDLLIPTCEEIFYISQGYEDLSKHTKIFAEPFERLEQLHNKFSFNQLVKEYGLNAPQSWLITTDKDKQTLPADRELVLKPVFPIFGSRTLIKPTPKAITDLAIKEPYIAQQFIQGKEYSAYAIAHKGEVLIQSCYHSVYNAGRSTGIYFEPAEIKPINEFIKTFCKRFQFSGQIAFDFIIMNEKAYVLECNPRLTSGFHFLTDKIDWHTILSGQRQYDIPNMQHMQPFMLGQGMLIYSLKYLLKKPGRFVKDYRRAHDVLKNKAYPWLRFKSTLTMLNVLCRAIRVKKGIYLASTYDIDFNGNRNPSG; encoded by the coding sequence ATGAATATTTTAATTATGGGAGGCCGGGCGCCAGCTACTCTGGATATTATGCGGAGCCTAATGAATCAGGGATACCAGGTTTATAGCGCCGAAAGTATGCTTTTTCCACTAGCGCGATGTGTTAAAGGAATAAAGAAACATTTTGTTATTCCCAAACCGAACCAAGATTTAAGCGTTTTCTTAAAGGCAGTCAAAGATATTGTGATTCAATATAAAATTGATCTCCTTATTCCCACCTGCGAAGAAATTTTTTACATAAGCCAGGGTTATGAGGATTTATCAAAGCACACTAAAATATTCGCTGAACCTTTCGAACGTTTGGAGCAATTGCATAATAAATTTTCTTTCAACCAGCTTGTAAAAGAATATGGTTTGAATGCCCCGCAAAGTTGGTTAATCACTACAGACAAGGACAAGCAAACTCTTCCTGCGGATAGAGAGCTTGTTTTAAAGCCCGTTTTCCCCATTTTTGGTTCCCGTACCCTCATTAAACCTACCCCAAAGGCCATAACAGATTTAGCCATTAAAGAACCTTATATTGCCCAGCAATTTATTCAAGGGAAAGAATACAGTGCCTATGCAATTGCCCATAAAGGGGAAGTATTGATTCAGTCTTGTTATCACTCTGTATACAACGCAGGCCGTTCTACGGGTATTTATTTTGAACCTGCAGAAATCAAACCAATCAATGAATTTATAAAAACCTTTTGTAAACGTTTCCAATTTAGCGGACAGATTGCTTTTGATTTTATTATCATGAATGAAAAAGCATACGTTTTGGAGTGTAATCCGCGATTAACAAGCGGGTTTCATTTTTTAACAGATAAAATTGACTGGCATACCATTTTAAGTGGACAACGCCAATATGACATCCCGAACATGCAGCATATGCAGCCTTTTATGCTTGGCCAGGGAATGTTGATTTACAGCCTCAAATATTTGCTAAAAAAACCGGGACGATTCGTTAAGGATTACCGAAGAGCTCATGACGTTTTAAAAAACAAAGCATACCCCTGGCTAAGGTTTAAAAGTACCTTAACCATGCTCAATGTGCTTTGTCGGGCAATCAGGGTAAAAAAAGGAATTTATCTCGCTTCAACCTATGATATTGATTTTAATGGCAATAGAAATCCATCCGGTTAA
- a CDS encoding APC family permease, whose product MLKRDISTTNILIASAGGMIGSGWLFSPFISAQMAGSNSLVSWVIATIFMLFIALPLCELGTMFPISGGMSNYPTFTHGKEVGFLFAWTSWLSYVVMTPIEIQAILQYSSHFFPILIVKEASVFTLSGYGYLAAMAIMLFVVILNSYGIKLLVECNKYASIIKFILPSIAIVSLLQVAPTLDNVKIDLSNKESWINIFTALSAGGVAFAFTGFQNGLILAGEVKNPQRNIPIAILGAVLIGFVLYFMLELSFIAAVPQKYLNHGWQALSYPGDSGPLVGLTLLLGLGVVATLLLIDAAFSPFGTTLVYTAATSRILYGMALNDHLPKVFLKVNRHKIPYVTLYANLLVGMLSFLPFPGWQKLVAFLSSASILSYSIGPICLLAMRKLQPQTPRPFRLSGALFCSHVAFYFCNLMLYWCGFSIIWKLDIALLIGILIYCVYHRKNTWDNSPLLYWFVFYMVTLLLVSYLGNFGGIGVLKFPYDVLGLLPLSIFILYSSQRLLSPERHAHVDSIAEESATILEDKILT is encoded by the coding sequence ATGTTAAAAAGGGACATTTCAACAACAAATATTTTAATTGCCTCTGCAGGCGGAATGATTGGTTCCGGTTGGTTATTTAGCCCATTCATCAGTGCGCAAATGGCGGGCAGTAATTCGCTGGTGTCATGGGTTATTGCGACCATTTTCATGCTCTTTATCGCACTTCCTCTATGTGAACTGGGAACTATGTTCCCCATTTCTGGAGGAATGTCTAATTATCCGACGTTTACCCATGGTAAAGAGGTTGGATTTTTATTTGCCTGGACATCATGGTTGTCTTATGTTGTGATGACCCCTATAGAAATTCAGGCTATATTACAATATTCAAGCCATTTTTTTCCAATACTTATTGTTAAGGAAGCATCAGTATTTACCCTTTCGGGGTACGGTTATCTTGCAGCAATGGCCATCATGCTCTTTGTTGTAATATTAAATTCCTACGGAATTAAATTACTCGTTGAGTGCAACAAATACGCAAGTATTATTAAATTCATACTGCCAAGTATCGCCATAGTCTCTTTACTTCAGGTCGCACCAACTCTGGATAATGTTAAAATTGATTTGTCCAATAAAGAAAGCTGGATAAATATTTTCACGGCTCTTTCTGCTGGAGGTGTTGCCTTTGCTTTTACCGGGTTTCAAAATGGCCTGATATTGGCAGGAGAAGTAAAAAATCCTCAACGAAACATTCCTATTGCTATATTAGGTGCGGTACTTATTGGATTTGTTCTGTATTTCATGTTGGAATTAAGTTTTATCGCTGCGGTACCCCAAAAATACCTAAATCACGGCTGGCAGGCCCTGAGTTATCCTGGAGATAGTGGTCCTTTAGTAGGTCTCACTTTGCTTTTAGGGCTAGGTGTTGTGGCTACTTTGCTATTAATCGATGCTGCGTTTTCTCCATTTGGAACAACCCTAGTCTATACAGCGGCAACTTCACGCATTCTATATGGAATGGCGTTAAATGATCACTTGCCTAAAGTATTCCTAAAGGTAAACCGTCATAAAATTCCTTACGTTACTCTTTATGCTAATTTACTTGTTGGGATGCTTTCATTTCTCCCGTTTCCTGGATGGCAAAAATTAGTCGCTTTTCTTTCCTCTGCAAGTATTTTGTCCTACAGTATTGGCCCTATATGCCTTTTGGCAATGCGTAAACTACAGCCTCAAACACCTAGACCCTTTAGGCTTTCAGGCGCATTATTTTGCTCTCATGTTGCCTTTTATTTTTGTAATTTAATGTTGTATTGGTGCGGGTTTTCAATCATATGGAAGTTGGATATCGCATTATTAATCGGCATTCTTATCTATTGTGTCTATCATCGTAAGAACACCTGGGATAATAGTCCACTTTTATACTGGTTCGTATTTTATATGGTTACCCTGCTTTTAGTGTCCTATTTAGGTAATTTTGGAGGCATAGGAGTATTAAAGTTCCCTTATGATGTATTGGGATTGTTACCTTTAAGTATTTTTATTCTTTATTCCTCCCAAAGATTGTTGAGTCCTGAGCGGCATGCGCATGTAGACTCCATTGCAGAGGAATCAGCTACCATACTTGAGGATAAAATTCTTACTTAA
- a CDS encoding gamma-glutamylcyclotransferase family protein, translated as MNTEKLFSYGTLRYESVQLSNFGRKLYGTTDSLPGFGMSKVKIHNSQVIAASGEDEHPIITYTGKVSDNVEGMVFDVSTEELEKADSYEVADYKRIQVTLSSGVCAWVYVHCESIE; from the coding sequence ATGAACACGGAAAAACTTTTTTCTTATGGCACATTACGCTATGAATCGGTGCAATTAAGCAACTTTGGAAGAAAGTTATATGGCACCACAGACAGTCTTCCTGGTTTTGGTATGTCTAAAGTAAAAATTCATAATTCACAGGTCATTGCTGCCAGCGGTGAAGACGAACATCCCATTATTACTTACACTGGAAAAGTCTCTGATAATGTAGAAGGGATGGTTTTTGATGTGAGTACCGAAGAATTAGAAAAAGCAGATTCTTATGAGGTGGCTGATTACAAAAGGATTCAGGTTACCCTTAGTTCCGGTGTATGTGCCTGGGTTTATGTACATTGTGAAAGCATCGAATAA
- the dacB gene encoding D-alanyl-D-alanine carboxypeptidase/D-alanyl-D-alanine endopeptidase: protein MRYSTYLGIFAAFFFNQIGNSQTLSEKIDGIIAHQLPHATVGILIKEAQTGQVVYTKNADKLLSPASGIKLFTAAAALYQLKSDYRFTTTLSRKNQDYYLQFTGSPSLTANNLTSLILNLRKNNINSIKGNLIIDSSQYQPPNYPSGTSYDDLGWYYAAPDTAAILNENKVAYELISAKELGQTATIKSKNFPKVLTLVNEVITVSKEEEKDHCSLNLETKPNNTIHIYGCMIQDKNPKLIELAVPEPVLWVKQVLKSAIVKSGIAFKGKITTGKTPNGADFIASLQSKPLSKLIAFMLQQSDNLYANSLTKKLGYTLTGKGTHKQGAFAIKKILSEHTHLDFKQMDLVDGEGTRYNLVTAEQMVILLNDLYHDPNMKAVFFKALPQSGVSGTLKDRMKKTMLEKKVYAKTGSMHDISSLSGFMINPAEKTFIFSIIINGVNQRLEKAKSLEEKILLALDEYSLENSPT, encoded by the coding sequence GTGCGCTATTCTACTTATTTAGGGATCTTTGCTGCATTTTTCTTTAACCAGATTGGCAACTCTCAAACACTCTCAGAAAAAATAGATGGAATTATTGCACATCAACTCCCTCATGCAACTGTGGGTATTCTTATTAAAGAAGCCCAAACAGGGCAGGTTGTTTATACTAAAAACGCTGATAAACTTTTGTCTCCAGCAAGCGGCATAAAGTTATTTACAGCCGCCGCAGCCCTTTATCAATTAAAGTCAGACTATCGTTTTACAACAACGCTATCCCGGAAAAATCAGGATTATTATCTTCAATTCACGGGCTCTCCCTCTTTAACGGCAAATAATTTAACCTCGTTAATCCTAAATTTGAGAAAAAATAATATAAACTCAATAAAAGGTAATTTGATAATTGATAGCTCCCAATACCAACCCCCCAATTATCCAAGTGGAACTTCATACGACGATTTGGGATGGTATTATGCTGCTCCCGACACCGCTGCAATTTTAAATGAAAATAAAGTAGCTTATGAGCTAATTAGCGCCAAAGAGTTAGGTCAGACTGCAACAATCAAATCCAAAAATTTCCCTAAGGTGCTGACGCTTGTCAATGAAGTCATTACCGTGAGTAAAGAGGAAGAAAAAGATCATTGTAGCCTGAATCTTGAAACGAAACCCAATAATACTATCCATATATATGGTTGTATGATCCAGGATAAAAATCCGAAATTAATCGAACTTGCTGTTCCTGAACCTGTTTTATGGGTGAAGCAAGTGCTCAAAAGTGCTATTGTCAAGAGCGGTATCGCTTTCAAAGGAAAAATTACTACAGGAAAAACCCCGAATGGGGCTGATTTTATTGCAAGCTTACAATCAAAACCGCTCAGTAAACTCATCGCTTTTATGCTGCAGCAGTCAGATAATCTTTATGCAAACAGTTTAACCAAAAAATTGGGTTACACGTTAACTGGAAAGGGCACCCATAAACAAGGCGCTTTTGCAATTAAAAAAATACTTTCTGAGCATACGCATCTGGATTTTAAGCAAATGGATCTCGTGGATGGTGAGGGAACCCGTTATAATTTAGTGACTGCAGAACAAATGGTCATTTTGCTTAATGATCTTTATCATGATCCCAATATGAAAGCGGTTTTTTTCAAAGCATTACCCCAGTCTGGTGTTTCAGGGACTTTAAAGGATCGAATGAAAAAAACCATGCTTGAGAAAAAGGTATATGCCAAAACTGGCTCAATGCATGATATTTCCTCCTTATCAGGCTTCATGATTAATCCTGCTGAAAAGACATTTATCTTTTCCATTATTATTAATGGGGTAAATCAGCGTTTGGAAAAGGCCAAATCACTTGAGGAAAAAATTTTATTGGCTTTAGATGAATACAGTTTAGAGAATAGCCCAACCTGA
- the prpC gene encoding bifunctional 2-methylcitrate synthase/citrate synthase, with protein sequence MSVKSGGLAGVIAGQSAICTVGLAGKGLNYRGYSIDDLAEYATFEEVAYLLLYGKLPTQTELNDYTKKLVSLRTLPESLKTVLKLIPKNTHPMDVLRTGCSFLGTIEPEDNFSQQNHIADRLLALFPGMMCFWYAWHFHNKEISGISEENTTGAHFLALLHGRKPSKLEAQMMNVSLILYAEHEFNASTFAARVTAATLADFYSAITSAIGTLRGPLHGGANEAAMELIERFTSPDQAETELKQMLKNKALIMGFGHRVYTTSDPRSDIIKKWSFRLGEEKRDLLLYHISERIEEVMWKEKKLFPNLDFYSASAYHYCGIPTFLFTPIFVMSRITGWSAHVFEQRTNNKLIRPTSEYTGPEPQKFPAIETRG encoded by the coding sequence ATGAGTGTTAAAAGCGGCGGCTTAGCCGGTGTTATTGCGGGACAATCAGCTATTTGTACAGTTGGACTAGCGGGTAAGGGATTAAATTACAGGGGATACTCCATCGATGACCTGGCTGAATATGCCACATTTGAGGAAGTAGCCTATTTATTACTCTATGGAAAACTCCCTACCCAAACAGAATTAAATGATTATACAAAAAAACTGGTAAGCCTGAGAACATTGCCAGAGAGTTTAAAAACTGTACTTAAATTAATTCCTAAAAATACCCATCCTATGGATGTTTTGAGAACTGGATGCTCTTTTTTGGGAACAATAGAGCCTGAAGATAATTTTTCCCAACAAAACCATATTGCCGATCGTTTATTAGCATTATTCCCAGGAATGATGTGTTTCTGGTATGCATGGCATTTCCACAATAAAGAAATCTCGGGTATAAGTGAGGAAAATACAACCGGTGCTCATTTTCTTGCTTTATTACATGGTCGAAAACCAAGTAAATTAGAAGCTCAAATGATGAATGTTTCCTTAATTTTATATGCAGAACATGAGTTCAACGCCTCTACTTTTGCTGCACGTGTTACAGCTGCAACCCTTGCTGATTTTTATTCTGCAATCACGAGTGCAATTGGAACACTTCGCGGTCCCTTACATGGCGGAGCAAACGAAGCAGCAATGGAGCTTATCGAACGGTTTACGAGCCCGGATCAAGCCGAAACTGAATTAAAGCAAATGTTGAAAAATAAAGCGCTGATTATGGGATTTGGACATCGTGTGTACACCACCAGTGATCCTCGTTCTGATATTATTAAAAAATGGTCATTCAGACTGGGGGAGGAAAAGAGAGATCTTCTTTTGTATCATATTTCAGAGCGTATTGAAGAGGTCATGTGGAAAGAAAAGAAACTATTCCCCAATCTGGACTTTTATAGTGCTTCTGCATACCATTATTGCGGAATTCCCACATTTTTGTTCACCCCAATTTTTGTCATGTCTCGCATTACAGGATGGTCAGCACATGTGTTTGAACAAAGAACAAATAATAAACTGATAAGACCGACCTCTGAATACACTGGTCCTGAACCGCAAAAATTCCCAGCTATTGAAACGAGAGGATAG